A genomic segment from Desulfovibrio sp. encodes:
- a CDS encoding acyl-CoA dehydrogenase family protein, which translates to MDFSLTEEQSLIKSMVKEFVEQHVAPIAAEIDRNHRFPSESIKPMADLGLFGFCLPEKYGASNADAVSYVLATEEIAKVSAAHAMIIGSQCSLTTPILLKYANDEIKERLIPGMINGDKLGCFCLSEPGAGCDAASQQTTAVRQGDTYVINGSKLWITAAPAGSVFIVLAMTDKSQGVKGITAFLVEKGTPGITIGQPEEKMGMNGSETCAVDFCDCVIPASNMLGKEGQGFKIAMETLDSGRMSCAAISLGLAQSALDATVKYTKERIQFGKPIAANQGVQWMIADMATRVDCARMLVYRAAAMKDAGEKFSKESAMAKLFCAETAMFVTHHAVQLHGGMGYTKSYPVERLFREAKLTEIFEGTSEIQRIVIAKHVLG; encoded by the coding sequence ATGGATTTTTCACTTACCGAGGAACAATCCCTGATCAAAAGCATGGTCAAGGAATTTGTTGAACAGCATGTGGCCCCAATTGCCGCCGAGATCGACAGAAACCACCGGTTTCCTTCCGAGAGCATCAAACCCATGGCCGATCTTGGGCTGTTTGGTTTCTGTCTGCCCGAAAAATACGGCGCCAGTAACGCCGACGCCGTCAGCTATGTGCTGGCAACTGAGGAAATCGCCAAAGTCAGTGCCGCCCACGCAATGATTATAGGCTCGCAGTGCTCGCTGACCACGCCTATTCTGCTCAAATACGCCAACGACGAAATCAAGGAGCGCCTGATCCCAGGCATGATCAATGGCGACAAGCTCGGCTGCTTTTGTCTTTCAGAGCCTGGGGCGGGCTGCGACGCCGCCAGTCAGCAGACCACGGCCGTGCGCCAGGGCGATACCTATGTGATTAACGGCTCCAAGCTGTGGATTACGGCCGCGCCCGCCGGGTCCGTGTTTATCGTGCTGGCCATGACCGACAAAAGCCAAGGAGTCAAAGGCATCACAGCCTTTTTGGTTGAAAAGGGCACTCCGGGTATCACCATCGGTCAACCAGAAGAAAAGATGGGCATGAACGGGTCGGAAACCTGCGCCGTCGATTTTTGCGACTGCGTCATCCCCGCCTCCAATATGCTGGGCAAGGAAGGCCAGGGCTTCAAGATAGCCATGGAAACGCTGGACAGCGGTCGCATGAGCTGCGCCGCCATCTCCCTTGGGCTGGCCCAAAGCGCTCTGGACGCCACCGTCAAGTATACCAAGGAACGCATCCAGTTTGGCAAACCCATTGCCGCCAATCAGGGCGTCCAGTGGATGATAGCCGATATGGCCACCCGCGTGGACTGCGCCCGTATGCTGGTGTACCGCGCCGCGGCCATGAAGGATGCTGGCGAAAAGTTCAGTAAAGAGTCGGCCATGGCCAAACTGTTCTGCGCTGAAACTGCCATGTTTGTGACCCACCACGCCGTCCAGCTGCACGGCGGCATGGGCTACACCAAATCTTACCCTGTGGAACGGCTGTTCCGCGAAGCCAAGCTCACCGAAATATTTGAAGGTACGAGCGAGATTCAGCGGATCGTCATTGCGAAGCACGTTCTCGGGTAG